Proteins from one Salaquimonas pukyongi genomic window:
- a CDS encoding TRAP transporter large permease: MSQEMIAIFMFATMMVMLFTGQRVFGAIGAVAAIAAIALWGTGGSDIPFSSAMKLMKWYPLLTLPMFIFMGYVLSESRIADDLYKMFHVWMGPVNGGLAIGTIGLMVLISAMNGLSVAGMAIGATIALPELLRRGYDKRMVTGVIQAGSSLGILVPPSVVLVLYAMIARQPVGQLWLAGVVPGLLMAALFVVYIYVRCKLQPALGPALPEEERKVPLAEKLRLLRAGLLPLIIFAAMMVPFINGWTSLVESSAIGALTAFGAAVLKGRMTRKVFEVSVRQTLAISCMFMWIILAALGFGAVFDGLGAVGAIDDLFTERLGLDPWTILILMQLSFILMGTFLDDTAMLVIVAPLYVPLVKLLGFDLIWYGVLYTITTQIAYMTPPFGYNLFLMRAMAPPEITLRDIYSSIAPFVGVMVLALILIMSFPQIALWLPETVYGK, encoded by the coding sequence ATGTCCCAGGAGATGATCGCGATCTTCATGTTCGCCACGATGATGGTGATGCTGTTTACAGGCCAGCGCGTGTTTGGAGCAATCGGGGCAGTTGCCGCCATTGCTGCCATTGCCCTGTGGGGAACCGGTGGCTCGGACATTCCCTTCTCATCCGCCATGAAGCTGATGAAATGGTATCCGCTGCTCACCCTGCCGATGTTCATCTTCATGGGATATGTGCTGTCGGAGTCCCGCATTGCGGATGATCTTTACAAGATGTTCCATGTCTGGATGGGGCCGGTAAATGGCGGGCTTGCCATCGGTACCATCGGGCTGATGGTGCTGATCTCGGCAATGAACGGTCTGTCGGTTGCCGGCATGGCAATCGGCGCAACGATCGCGCTGCCCGAACTGCTGCGGCGCGGCTACGACAAACGCATGGTTACCGGCGTCATTCAGGCCGGCTCCTCCCTCGGTATTCTGGTGCCGCCGTCGGTCGTGCTGGTGCTCTATGCCATGATTGCCCGACAGCCGGTCGGCCAGCTCTGGCTGGCAGGCGTTGTCCCTGGTCTTTTGATGGCGGCGCTTTTTGTCGTTTACATTTATGTGCGCTGCAAATTGCAGCCCGCGCTCGGCCCTGCATTGCCGGAAGAGGAACGCAAGGTTCCGCTGGCGGAAAAGCTGCGGCTTTTGCGGGCGGGGCTGCTGCCGCTGATAATCTTCGCTGCTATGATGGTTCCATTCATCAATGGCTGGACATCGCTGGTGGAGAGTTCGGCCATCGGTGCGCTAACCGCTTTCGGTGCCGCGGTGCTGAAAGGACGAATGACCCGCAAGGTCTTTGAGGTTTCGGTTCGTCAGACGCTGGCGATTTCCTGCATGTTCATGTGGATTATTCTTGCCGCGCTGGGATTTGGTGCCGTGTTTGACGGCCTGGGAGCGGTGGGTGCGATCGATGATCTGTTCACCGAACGGCTGGGCCTTGATCCATGGACCATTTTGATCCTCATGCAGTTGTCGTTCATCCTGATGGGAACCTTTCTCGACGACACGGCGATGCTGGTCATTGTCGCCCCGCTCTACGTGCCGCTGGTCAAGTTGCTTGGCTTCGATCTCATCTGGTACGGCGTGCTTTATACGATCACCACCCAGATCGCCTATATGACGCCGCCCTTTGGCTACAATCTTTTTTTGATGCGGGCGATGGCGCCGCCCGAAATCACGCTCCGGGATATCTATTCTTCCATTGCACCTTTCGTTGGTGTGATGGTCCTGGCGCTGATCCTCATCATGTCATTTCCGCAGATCGCGCTTTGGCTGCCTGAAACGGTCTACGGAAAATAG
- a CDS encoding TRAP transporter small permease subunit, whose protein sequence is MNRRIGRIIMYGIFVMIGVLLWSSISKTFFLPSLWTLEIAQFAMVAYYMLGGPYSIQLGSNVRMDLFYGEWSARRKAQVDAITVLFLIFYLGVLLHGGLTSTAYSLGHFGGDAYGFLTGLLTGSSELGFLERSPTAWRPYLWPIKTIMCIGVFLMLLQAIAELIRDIAKLRGVEI, encoded by the coding sequence ATGAACCGCCGCATCGGCCGCATCATCATGTACGGGATTTTTGTGATGATTGGCGTTTTGCTGTGGTCGTCCATCTCAAAGACCTTCTTCCTGCCGTCGCTGTGGACGCTCGAAATCGCGCAGTTTGCCATGGTGGCTTACTATATGCTGGGCGGTCCTTACTCCATTCAGCTTGGATCGAATGTGCGCATGGACCTGTTTTACGGCGAATGGTCGGCCAGGCGGAAAGCCCAGGTCGATGCGATCACGGTGCTGTTCCTGATTTTCTATCTGGGTGTTTTGTTGCATGGGGGGCTGACGTCCACTGCCTATTCGCTGGGGCACTTTGGCGGGGATGCCTACGGTTTCTTGACGGGTCTGCTGACCGGTTCTTCCGAACTGGGTTTTCTGGAACGCAGCCCGACTGCGTGGCGGCCCTATTTGTGGCCGATCAAGACCATCATGTGTATTGGCGTGTTCCTGATGCTGTTACAGGCGATTGCCGAACTCATCAGGGACATTGCCAAACTCCGGGGAGTTGAAATCTGA
- a CDS encoding N-formylglutamate amidohydrolase: MAAPAAESQTEGSVVTTLNSGGRFPALIVCEHASNHIPEAFAGLGVSKEVASSHAAWDPGARQVSLFLSELLNAPCVLGEVSRLVYDCNRPPSASDAIVERSEIHRIPGNERLASEDRKQRVSRYYMPFKQAVEDAVKALPAGSVLITIHSFTPVYFGTRREVELGILHDEDSRLADAMLSSLPRHSSHVVRRNEPYGPQDGVTHTLKLHAIANRLPNVMIEIRSDLIASDLQCREMAQLLHKVLLEALTGFELQWEQQA, from the coding sequence TTGGCGGCACCGGCAGCAGAAAGTCAGACCGAGGGGAGCGTTGTTACCACGCTTAATTCGGGTGGCCGGTTTCCGGCTCTGATCGTTTGCGAGCATGCTTCCAACCACATTCCCGAAGCTTTTGCAGGCCTGGGAGTTTCCAAGGAAGTTGCCAGCAGCCATGCTGCCTGGGATCCCGGTGCCCGGCAGGTGTCGCTCTTTCTTTCCGAACTGCTGAATGCACCGTGTGTGCTTGGTGAAGTCTCGCGGCTTGTCTACGACTGCAACCGGCCGCCTTCGGCATCAGATGCCATTGTGGAGCGAAGTGAAATCCACCGGATACCCGGCAATGAGCGTCTTGCAAGTGAGGACAGGAAGCAGCGTGTCTCGCGCTATTACATGCCGTTCAAGCAGGCTGTAGAGGACGCGGTAAAAGCACTGCCTGCCGGATCGGTGCTGATTACCATCCACAGCTTTACACCAGTGTATTTCGGCACGCGCCGTGAGGTGGAGCTTGGCATATTGCATGATGAAGATTCGCGGCTGGCAGATGCAATGCTTTCCTCCCTGCCGCGCCACAGCAGCCATGTCGTGCGCCGCAACGAACCTTATGGACCGCAAGATGGTGTTACCCACACCCTGAAACTGCATGCCATTGCAAATCGCCTTCCCAACGTGATGATAGAAATCCGCAGCGATCTGATTGCCAGCGACCTTCAGTGCCGGGAGATGGCACAGCTTCTGCACAAGGTCCTGCTGGAAGCGCTGACGGGTTTCGAATTACAATGGGAGCAGCAGGCGTGA
- a CDS encoding GNAT family N-acetyltransferase, which yields MAEDMSGWTPRERPKRVVLEGRYVRLEPLDASRHGHQLFEASCVEDAEDRFRWLYETPPGDITSFLKWVETVSASEDPLFFAVIDKKSGRVGGRQTLMRIDAQNGVIEIGNIYWGPVIARTRIATEALYLFMRHAFKELGYRRFEWKCNNDNEPSKRAALRFGFQFEGIFRQHLIVKGLNRDTAWFSIIDKEWPQLERAYEGWLDPENFEPDGRQRRRLEEFRDLESAGQ from the coding sequence ATGGCAGAAGACATGAGCGGCTGGACCCCGCGAGAAAGGCCAAAGCGCGTGGTGCTCGAAGGGCGCTATGTGCGGCTGGAACCGCTCGATGCCAGCCGGCATGGACACCAACTGTTCGAAGCCTCCTGCGTGGAGGATGCCGAGGACCGGTTCCGCTGGCTGTATGAAACGCCGCCGGGGGATATCACGTCTTTCCTTAAATGGGTGGAAACCGTATCGGCCAGCGAAGACCCGCTGTTCTTTGCCGTTATCGACAAGAAAAGCGGAAGGGTTGGCGGGCGCCAGACCCTGATGCGGATTGATGCGCAAAACGGGGTTATCGAGATCGGCAACATCTATTGGGGGCCGGTGATTGCGCGCACTCGAATTGCAACGGAAGCACTGTATTTGTTCATGCGCCATGCATTCAAGGAGCTCGGCTACCGGCGCTTTGAGTGGAAATGCAACAATGACAACGAACCCTCCAAGCGGGCCGCGTTGCGGTTCGGGTTCCAGTTTGAAGGCATTTTCCGGCAACATTTGATCGTCAAGGGATTGAACCGCGACACGGCATGGTTTTCCATCATCGACAAGGAATGGCCGCAGCTTGAAAGAGCGTATGAAGGCTGGCTTGATCCGGAGAACTTCGAACCCGATGGCAGGCAACGGCGCCGCTTGGAGGAATTCCGTGACCTTGAATCAGCCGGGCAATGA
- a CDS encoding aldehyde dehydrogenase family protein produces the protein MTKSVDLVSPIDGSVYLTREVLSREDAHAAADRARKAQSAWAERPLQERIDLVLKARDIIGAETDRMATELAHQMGRPVRYGGEFGGFSERATYMAEIAAESLAPMMVEDSDAFTRMIKHVPWGTVLVVAPWNYPYMTAINTIAPALIAGNTVILKHAQQTLQVGEHLAEAFQKAGVPADVFQNVVLDHDSTSALIAERRVDFVNFTGSVGGGQAMERAAAGTFIPVSTELGGKDPGYVRADADLEQAVDTLMDGAMFNAGQCCCGIERIYVHESLYEAFVEKAAVWVKAQKLGNPLDPDTTMGPMANVRFAREVRAQIEEALADGAVAHIEKMPADDGGAYLTPQILTNVTHDMRVMRDESFGPVVGIMPVKDDEEAIDLMNDCRFGLTASVWTRDSAIAEAIGDRLQTGTVFMNRCDYLDPALCWTGCKDTGRGAGLSKLAYQALTRPKSYHLRKQ, from the coding sequence ATGACAAAATCAGTAGACCTTGTTTCACCGATCGACGGCTCGGTTTACCTCACCCGTGAGGTGCTCAGCCGTGAAGATGCTCATGCAGCGGCTGACCGTGCCCGCAAGGCGCAATCTGCCTGGGCTGAAAGACCGCTGCAGGAGCGTATCGACCTTGTGCTGAAGGCCCGGGATATTATCGGCGCTGAAACCGACCGCATGGCAACGGAACTGGCCCACCAGATGGGGCGGCCTGTGCGGTATGGCGGTGAATTTGGCGGTTTTTCCGAGCGTGCGACTTATATGGCGGAAATTGCCGCCGAAAGCCTTGCGCCCATGATGGTGGAGGACAGCGATGCCTTCACCAGAATGATCAAGCATGTTCCCTGGGGAACGGTGCTCGTGGTGGCACCTTGGAATTATCCCTACATGACCGCGATCAACACGATCGCACCGGCGCTGATTGCCGGAAACACAGTTATCTTGAAACACGCCCAGCAAACCCTGCAGGTCGGTGAGCATCTTGCAGAGGCATTCCAGAAGGCAGGGGTGCCCGCAGACGTGTTTCAGAATGTGGTTCTCGATCACGACAGCACATCTGCCCTGATTGCCGAACGGCGGGTGGATTTTGTGAACTTTACCGGTTCCGTTGGCGGTGGCCAGGCCATGGAGCGGGCTGCTGCCGGTACGTTCATTCCCGTTTCCACCGAGCTTGGCGGCAAGGACCCCGGTTATGTGCGCGCCGATGCCGATCTAGAACAGGCTGTCGACACGCTGATGGATGGTGCCATGTTCAACGCCGGCCAGTGCTGTTGCGGCATTGAGCGCATTTATGTTCACGAGAGCCTGTATGAAGCGTTTGTTGAGAAGGCTGCCGTCTGGGTGAAAGCGCAAAAGCTGGGAAACCCGCTTGATCCTGACACCACCATGGGACCAATGGCGAATGTCCGCTTTGCCCGTGAAGTTCGTGCGCAAATCGAGGAGGCGCTGGCCGATGGTGCCGTGGCGCACATTGAAAAAATGCCGGCCGATGATGGTGGCGCTTACCTGACGCCGCAAATTCTCACCAACGTTACCCATGACATGCGGGTGATGCGCGATGAGAGCTTCGGTCCCGTCGTGGGCATCATGCCGGTCAAGGATGACGAGGAAGCCATTGACCTGATGAACGATTGCCGCTTCGGGCTGACTGCCTCGGTGTGGACCAGGGACAGTGCGATTGCCGAAGCCATTGGCGATCGCCTTCAAACCGGAACGGTTTTCATGAACCGCTGTGATTATCTCGATCCGGCCCTATGCTGGACGGGGTGCAAGGATACCGGCCGCGGCGCCGGTCTTTCGAAACTGGCCTATCAGGCGCTGACCAGGCCGAAATCCTATCATCTGAGGAAACAGTAA
- a CDS encoding glutathione S-transferase family protein has product MGMLVDGKWQEDNLIPKTAEGAFKRNKSTFRNWVTADGSPGPDGEGGFAAQAGRYHLYVSYACPWAHRTLILRKLKRLEDMISLSVVDWFMGTQGWQFSDRDGAIADPEIGATHLHQIYSAAKSDYTGRVTVPVLWDRERKTIVSNESSEIIRMFNSAFDVVGAAPGNYYPAEHAAEIDALNERIYHTVNNGVYKCGFATKQGPYETAFGELFETLDAMEERLSNQRYLVGSQLTEADIRFFPTLVRFDAVYVGHFKCNRQRIADYPNLSNYLRDIYQHPGIAETVNLHHIKNHYYQSHETVNPTRIVPLGPKLDFDAPHNRERFSRS; this is encoded by the coding sequence ATGGGTATGCTGGTGGACGGCAAATGGCAGGAAGATAACCTCATTCCTAAAACCGCGGAGGGGGCTTTCAAGCGCAACAAGTCAACATTCCGAAACTGGGTGACCGCCGATGGTTCGCCCGGACCCGATGGCGAGGGAGGCTTTGCCGCACAAGCCGGCCGCTATCACCTCTATGTCTCCTATGCCTGCCCCTGGGCACACAGAACCCTGATCCTGCGCAAGCTGAAAAGGCTTGAGGACATGATCTCGCTTTCCGTCGTTGACTGGTTCATGGGCACCCAGGGCTGGCAGTTCTCGGACCGCGACGGTGCCATCGCCGACCCTGAAATCGGTGCAACCCATCTGCACCAGATCTATTCTGCCGCAAAATCCGATTACACCGGAAGGGTGACGGTGCCCGTGCTCTGGGACAGGGAGCGCAAAACCATCGTGTCCAACGAGTCCTCGGAAATCATCCGCATGTTCAACAGCGCATTCGATGTGGTCGGTGCAGCACCTGGCAACTATTATCCCGCCGAACATGCAGCCGAAATCGATGCGTTGAACGAACGCATCTACCATACCGTCAACAACGGCGTTTACAAATGCGGGTTCGCCACCAAACAAGGCCCGTATGAAACCGCGTTTGGTGAGCTGTTCGAAACCCTCGATGCCATGGAGGAAAGATTATCGAACCAGCGCTATCTGGTGGGAAGCCAGCTTACCGAGGCCGACATCCGTTTCTTCCCCACGCTGGTGCGCTTCGACGCCGTCTATGTCGGTCACTTCAAGTGCAACCGGCAGCGCATTGCCGACTATCCCAACCTCTCAAACTATCTGCGGGACATCTACCAGCATCCCGGCATCGCCGAAACGGTGAACCTGCATCACATCAAGAACCACTACTATCAAAGCCACGAGACGGTAAACCCGACCCGCATCGTGCCTTTGGGCCCCAAACTCGATTTCGATGCACCCCACAACCGCGAAAGGTTCAGCCGCAGCTGA
- a CDS encoding glutamine synthetase family protein: protein MSANLSFDELKRLAGEGSIDTVLVCLIDMQGRLMGKRFHVQNFIESGHEETHCCNYLLATDLEMGTPDGYAATSWEAGYGDYVMKPDLSTLRLLPWLEGTALVLCDLMDHHTHEPVPHSPRQILKAQVARAEAMGLTPYMATELEFFLFENSYDEIRQGGFRDLAPISGYNEDYHILQTTKEEHVMRPIRNLLVGAGVPVENTKGEAETGQEELNIRYADALLAADHHTIAKQAVKEIADAYGHAVTFMPKWDHRKVGSAAHIHQSLFKGKNNAFHDPDGERSMSALMGHYVAGLIKYAPDTMVFLAPYVNSYKRFVAGTFAPTKTAWSVDNRTAGFRLVGEDTKGVRIECRIPGSDINPYLACAAQLAAGLAGIEEGLELPPPVTGDLYAMKDVPEVPNTLRAATETLRNSKMLRKAMGDWVVDHYTRAAEVEQEEFDRVVTDWEVARGFERA, encoded by the coding sequence ATGTCCGCGAATCTGTCCTTTGATGAATTGAAACGCCTTGCCGGCGAAGGGAGCATCGATACCGTTCTTGTCTGCCTGATCGACATGCAGGGCCGGCTGATGGGCAAGCGGTTCCATGTGCAGAACTTTATCGAGTCGGGCCATGAGGAAACCCATTGCTGCAACTATCTGCTGGCAACCGATCTGGAGATGGGGACACCCGACGGCTATGCGGCGACCAGCTGGGAGGCCGGCTATGGCGATTACGTCATGAAGCCCGATCTTTCGACGCTGCGTCTTCTGCCCTGGCTTGAAGGCACAGCGCTGGTGCTGTGCGATCTCATGGACCATCACACCCATGAGCCGGTGCCCCATTCACCGCGGCAGATATTGAAGGCGCAAGTGGCGCGGGCCGAGGCAATGGGCCTTACGCCTTACATGGCAACGGAGCTTGAGTTCTTTTTATTCGAGAACAGCTATGACGAAATCCGCCAGGGCGGCTTCCGCGATCTGGCGCCGATAAGCGGATACAATGAGGATTATCACATCCTTCAAACCACCAAGGAAGAACATGTGATGCGGCCGATCCGCAACCTGCTGGTCGGCGCCGGCGTACCGGTTGAAAATACCAAGGGTGAGGCGGAAACAGGCCAGGAAGAACTCAACATCCGTTATGCGGATGCCCTGCTTGCAGCAGATCACCATACGATCGCCAAGCAGGCGGTGAAGGAAATCGCCGATGCCTATGGCCATGCGGTGACCTTCATGCCGAAGTGGGACCACCGCAAGGTCGGCAGTGCGGCGCACATTCACCAGTCGCTGTTCAAGGGCAAGAACAACGCTTTTCATGACCCTGACGGGGAACGTTCGATGTCTGCCCTGATGGGCCATTACGTTGCCGGTCTGATCAAATATGCGCCGGATACCATGGTGTTTCTGGCACCCTATGTGAACAGCTACAAGCGGTTCGTTGCCGGGACCTTTGCCCCCACCAAGACGGCCTGGTCGGTCGACAACCGCACCGCCGGGTTCCGGCTTGTGGGAGAAGACACCAAGGGCGTGCGGATTGAGTGCCGCATTCCCGGTTCGGACATCAACCCCTATCTGGCCTGCGCGGCCCAGCTTGCGGCAGGACTTGCCGGCATAGAGGAGGGGCTGGAACTGCCGCCACCGGTCACCGGTGACCTTTACGCCATGAAAGATGTGCCGGAAGTTCCGAACACGCTTCGCGCTGCAACCGAAACCCTGAGAAACTCGAAAATGCTGCGCAAGGCGATGGGGGACTGGGTGGTTGATCACTACACCAGGGCAGCGGAGGTGGAGCAGGAAGAGTTTGACCGCGTGGTGACCGACTGGGAGGTTGCACGGGGCTTTGAAAGAGCCTGA
- a CDS encoding GNAT family N-acetyltransferase, producing the protein MKCHDRHDSFEPDYHQAGNPEDEEQIEALGAAAFGPGRYSRAAFRLREGVSSEAELSFVAVLNDELVGSVKLTRIHIGEEQALVLGPLMVDPQFRKLGVGRELMNRSLFEARRQGHRYVVLVGDLAYYRPFGFERIEPGRITFPGPADPLRILGCELVEGAGTAFAGPTQRCG; encoded by the coding sequence ATGAAATGCCATGACAGACATGACTCCTTTGAGCCTGATTACCATCAGGCAGGAAACCCCGAAGACGAAGAACAGATCGAAGCGCTGGGTGCTGCCGCTTTCGGCCCGGGACGTTACAGCCGCGCCGCATTCCGCCTGCGCGAAGGGGTGAGCAGTGAAGCCGAACTATCCTTTGTTGCCGTTCTGAATGATGAGCTGGTTGGTTCGGTGAAACTGACCCGCATTCACATCGGCGAGGAACAGGCGCTTGTGCTTGGCCCGTTGATGGTCGATCCGCAGTTCCGCAAGCTTGGCGTTGGACGCGAACTGATGAACCGTTCGTTGTTCGAGGCCCGCCGACAGGGCCATCGCTATGTCGTGCTGGTGGGCGATCTTGCCTATTACCGGCCCTTCGGTTTCGAGCGCATTGAGCCTGGGCGTATTACCTTTCCCGGCCCCGCCGATCCCCTGCGTATCCTGGGCTGTGAACTGGTCGAGGGCGCCGGTACGGCGTTTGCCGGTCCAACGCAGCGTTGCGGATAA
- a CDS encoding TRAP transporter substrate-binding protein: MTTRRSFIKGAAAAAPAAALATPALAQSTIKWRMQTYAGPALAEHVVKPAIDKFNKIAGDRMQIELFFADQLVPTGELFGAMQRGTIDAVQSDDDSMASPTEVTVFGGYFPFASRYSLDVPVLFNQYGLNEIWDGEYSKVGVKHVSAGSWDPCHFATKDPINSLADLKGKRVFTFPTAGRFLSQFGVVPVTLPWEDIEVAVQTGELDGIAWSGITEDYTVGWADVTNYFLTNNISGAWIGHFFANMDRWNEVPEDLQTLFQVCCEQSHYYRQWWYWGGEASLRVNGSKMQLTSIPDAEWQQVEDAAQKFWEEVAAESETKAKVVEIFKKYNADMKKAGRPYRYS; this comes from the coding sequence ATGACGACACGACGTAGCTTTATCAAGGGAGCGGCAGCTGCCGCACCGGCTGCGGCGCTTGCCACACCGGCACTTGCACAGTCGACCATCAAATGGCGCATGCAGACCTATGCAGGCCCTGCGCTTGCCGAGCACGTGGTCAAACCGGCCATCGACAAGTTCAACAAGATCGCCGGCGATCGCATGCAGATTGAACTGTTCTTCGCAGATCAGCTGGTGCCAACCGGTGAACTGTTTGGCGCCATGCAGCGTGGAACAATCGACGCCGTGCAGTCGGACGATGATTCCATGGCGTCACCGACGGAAGTCACCGTGTTCGGAGGCTACTTCCCGTTTGCCAGCCGTTACTCTCTCGACGTGCCGGTGCTGTTTAACCAGTACGGGCTGAACGAGATTTGGGATGGTGAATACTCCAAGGTCGGCGTCAAGCATGTGTCGGCCGGCTCGTGGGATCCGTGTCACTTTGCCACCAAGGATCCGATCAACAGCCTTGCTGATCTCAAAGGCAAAAGGGTCTTCACCTTCCCGACAGCAGGGCGTTTCCTCAGCCAGTTCGGTGTGGTGCCGGTGACGCTGCCATGGGAAGACATCGAGGTTGCCGTGCAGACCGGTGAACTCGACGGAATTGCCTGGTCAGGCATTACCGAGGACTACACGGTCGGCTGGGCAGATGTGACCAACTACTTCCTGACCAACAACATTTCAGGCGCCTGGATTGGCCATTTCTTTGCCAATATGGACCGCTGGAATGAAGTGCCTGAAGATCTTCAGACCCTGTTCCAGGTCTGCTGCGAACAGTCGCACTATTATCGCCAGTGGTGGTATTGGGGCGGTGAGGCAAGCCTTCGCGTGAACGGCAGCAAAATGCAGCTGACCTCGATCCCCGATGCCGAGTGGCAGCAGGTTGAGGACGCGGCCCAGAAATTCTGGGAGGAGGTTGCCGCCGAGTCGGAAACCAAGGCGAAGGTTGTCGAGATCTTCAAGAAATACAATGCCGACATGAAAAAGGCAGGACGGCCATACCGCTATTCCTGA
- a CDS encoding iron-containing alcohol dehydrogenase, whose product MTLTANWSYPNAIRFGAGRIAELPDACAAADIKKPLLVTDKGLAPLPITAKALDTLEAAGLGRGIFSEVDPNPTEKNLDAGLGVYREGGHDGVIAFGGGSGLDLGKMIAFMAGQTRPVWDFEDVGDWWTRADSDAIAPIIAVPTTAGTGSEVGRASVLTNSDTHEKKIIFHPKVLPSVVIADPELTVGMPPAITAGTGMDAFAHCLEAYCSPHFHPMSQGIALEGLRLVKTYLPRAHGDGTDIEARGQMMAAAAMGAVAFQKGLGAIHALSHPVGAMHNTHHGTTNAVVMQPVLQFNRPAIEERIGRAAAYLGIEGGYDGFYGFVGDLNRSLGIPANLTELGVKNPDMDALVKSALSDPSTGGNPVEMTADNTRALFEACF is encoded by the coding sequence ATGACGCTTACCGCAAACTGGTCTTATCCCAATGCCATTCGTTTCGGGGCCGGCCGTATTGCCGAATTGCCGGATGCCTGCGCTGCAGCAGACATCAAAAAACCGCTGCTGGTAACCGACAAGGGGCTTGCGCCACTGCCGATAACGGCAAAAGCGCTTGATACTCTGGAAGCTGCCGGGCTTGGCCGTGGTATCTTCAGCGAAGTCGATCCCAATCCGACGGAAAAGAACCTTGATGCCGGTCTTGGCGTTTATCGCGAGGGCGGACATGACGGCGTGATCGCCTTTGGCGGCGGCTCCGGGCTTGATCTTGGCAAGATGATCGCCTTCATGGCAGGGCAGACACGTCCTGTCTGGGATTTCGAGGATGTCGGCGATTGGTGGACCCGGGCGGATTCAGATGCCATTGCACCGATTATCGCGGTACCGACGACCGCCGGCACCGGTTCCGAAGTGGGCCGCGCCTCGGTGCTGACGAATTCCGACACCCATGAGAAGAAGATCATCTTTCATCCCAAGGTGCTGCCGAGCGTCGTCATTGCCGATCCCGAACTGACGGTGGGCATGCCTCCGGCGATTACGGCTGGCACGGGAATGGATGCCTTTGCCCATTGCCTTGAGGCCTATTGTTCGCCGCACTTTCACCCGATGAGCCAGGGCATTGCCCTGGAAGGCCTGCGGCTGGTGAAGACCTATCTTCCGCGTGCCCATGGGGATGGCACGGACATTGAAGCGCGCGGGCAGATGATGGCCGCCGCCGCCATGGGTGCTGTGGCGTTTCAGAAGGGGCTTGGCGCGATCCATGCGTTAAGCCACCCGGTAGGCGCCATGCACAATACCCATCATGGCACGACCAATGCGGTGGTGATGCAGCCGGTTCTGCAGTTCAACCGTCCGGCGATTGAGGAGCGAATCGGCCGGGCCGCCGCTTATCTTGGCATCGAAGGTGGCTATGACGGGTTTTATGGCTTTGTTGGTGATCTCAACCGTTCGCTCGGCATTCCCGCCAATCTGACGGAACTGGGTGTGAAGAACCCGGATATGGATGCTCTGGTCAAATCGGCTCTGTCCGATCCCTCAACGGGGGGCAATCCGGTGGAAATGACAGCGGACAACACAAGGGCGCTTTTCGAGGCTTGTTTCTGA
- a CDS encoding GNAT family N-acetyltransferase yields the protein MAINIRPVEERDRGEWEKLYQGYAEFYGTEQSAEMRARVWSWLFDPDHEVEGLVAEEDDGRLIGLTHFRPFARPLAAATGGFLDDLFVDPAARGSGAAAALIDGVREEGARRGWSLIRWITAEDNYRARGLYDRVADRTHWVTYDISL from the coding sequence ATGGCGATCAACATACGGCCTGTGGAAGAACGTGATCGCGGCGAATGGGAAAAACTCTATCAGGGTTATGCCGAATTCTATGGCACCGAGCAGAGTGCAGAGATGCGGGCGCGGGTCTGGTCCTGGCTGTTTGATCCTGACCATGAAGTCGAAGGGCTTGTTGCGGAAGAGGATGATGGCCGTCTCATCGGGCTGACACATTTCCGGCCGTTTGCCCGGCCGCTGGCGGCGGCCACCGGCGGATTTCTTGACGATCTGTTTGTCGATCCGGCTGCCCGGGGATCGGGAGCCGCGGCAGCCCTGATTGACGGGGTTCGGGAAGAGGGTGCCCGGCGCGGCTGGTCGCTGATCCGCTGGATAACGGCAGAAGACAATTACCGGGCGCGGGGATTATACGACCGCGTTGCAGATCGCACCCATTGGGTGACGTACGACATCAGTCTTTGA